One window from the genome of Pseudanabaena yagii GIHE-NHR1 encodes:
- a CDS encoding AsmA family protein, with amino-acid sequence MGQAQLPPQEPANSTLARNLGRVGVGLAIALTASSLGAFWYGRYFLNERLSPLLEVELTKALKRPLQLGKVERVGMSSIRFGKSIVPPTDKESNFLAVEAIEVKVDPWTYLTRRQIGLDAIVEQPQVFLKQDVTGFLQLPKITPPERPTQEGFIDLRTITFTDAQITIQSIAKGELVSLSQVQIDSNWKITDINNQSLKMNGKGHVTLPNIAAIAAPPNPEQLKKAIETVNADKDGSKGSLAFDVDWDLTRGQGTVELQSPNLQIAAVQGFAVNSPVEIQQGLLDFEAKVAILAGKEAPTVSITAQLSEGAIKAPQLAKSITEIGGKVSFDGTTATLTEFSAQYGLLKGIVTGTFNQQKGFNLDFSTAALDLAKGIESFGVKTPVAIAGEIKVGGKL; translated from the coding sequence GTGGGACAGGCTCAACTACCACCGCAGGAACCAGCCAACTCTACACTCGCCAGAAACCTTGGGCGCGTGGGTGTTGGACTAGCGATCGCATTAACTGCCAGCAGCTTAGGAGCTTTTTGGTATGGACGCTATTTTCTGAATGAGCGACTATCACCTTTATTAGAGGTGGAGTTAACCAAAGCCCTCAAACGCCCTTTACAGCTTGGCAAGGTCGAGCGAGTGGGCATGTCTAGCATCAGGTTTGGTAAGTCGATAGTACCGCCAACTGATAAAGAGTCAAATTTCCTAGCCGTTGAAGCCATTGAAGTTAAAGTTGATCCTTGGACTTATCTCACCCGTCGCCAAATTGGATTAGATGCGATCGTTGAGCAGCCACAGGTATTTCTAAAGCAGGACGTTACAGGTTTCCTGCAATTACCGAAAATTACACCACCCGAACGCCCTACCCAAGAGGGCTTTATTGATTTACGGACAATTACCTTTACCGATGCCCAGATTACGATCCAGTCGATCGCTAAAGGTGAATTGGTTTCCCTCAGTCAGGTGCAGATTGATAGCAACTGGAAAATTACGGATATCAACAATCAAAGCCTAAAAATGAATGGGAAAGGTCATGTGACTTTACCAAACATTGCCGCGATCGCTGCGCCGCCAAATCCTGAACAATTGAAAAAGGCGATCGAAACTGTCAACGCAGATAAAGACGGCAGCAAAGGTAGTCTGGCTTTTGATGTTGACTGGGATTTGACCAGAGGTCAGGGGACTGTGGAGCTTCAGTCTCCCAATTTGCAAATCGCCGCAGTCCAAGGTTTTGCCGTGAATTCGCCCGTTGAAATCCAGCAAGGTTTACTTGATTTTGAAGCGAAAGTTGCCATACTTGCAGGCAAAGAAGCTCCTACTGTATCCATAACAGCCCAGCTCAGTGAAGGCGCGATTAAAGCTCCACAATTAGCCAAATCAATTACCGAAATCGGTGGCAAAGTTAGCTTTGATGGTACAACTGCTACTTTAACGGAGTTTTCTGCTCAATATGGGTTACTAAAGGGAATCGTTACTGGCACTTTTAATCAACAAAAGGGCTTTAATCTTGATTTTTCCACAGCGGCGCTCGATTTAGCTAAAGGTATTGAGAGTTTCGGAGTCAAAACTCCTGTAGCGATCGCAGGGGAGATTAAGGTTGGTGGTAAGCT